The Danio aesculapii chromosome 7, fDanAes4.1, whole genome shotgun sequence DNA window TTTCTGGGTTCGGTTATGGAAACAATGTCTGCCTGAAGGCTTGGCAAACACATTACAAACAAGAAAGAATGTAGCGCTCTGCCAAATGTTTTTGGCACAAAGCATTATCTGTGGTGGGATCTTCATGAGCGTGGCAGTATCGTGATATGGGGAAGCTCTTTACAGACAGGAAGATTCAAACCACCAAATCTATTGGAAATTGATATAAAATCCAGAACACCTCAGAGATGACCTCAATAACTCTGCACTGCCCTTCATCAGTTCCCGACCAAACTAtcaaagacaaacacacaaatcTGTCAACTAAACAGCTTTACTGAAGGgaagaactacaatcccatgaagcattgcagGTGAAAAATCAAGGGAAAACTGTGGAACGATTCATTTAAAATGGTTGGTTGTATACAAATACCTAATTAATTTTCCTTGTGTCATCTGCAGTGCTTCATGAGAGTGGGCGGAGCTCTATTTTGTTGTCCTTTGCTCACTGCTACTCTCCTACAAGTGAAATTTTCAAtagagcatcatgggtaatgtagttttctgcACAAATTCAGCTATTAAATAACCATTGATCCCATATCcattcagtccctttattaatctggggtcgccacagtggaatgaaccgccaacttatccagcacatgtttaatgcagtggatgcccttccagctgcaacccatcactgggaaacatacactcattcacacacatacactacggtcaattttagcatacccaattcacctatattacatgtctttggacttgtgggggaaaccggagcacccggagggaacccacgccaacacggggagaacatgcaaactccacacagaaacgccaactgaccaagccggggctcaaaccagcgacgttcttgctgtatgctacacactgcaccactgcgtcatcCTGCTGTTAAAtatgattgttttaaaaaattgagttactggaaaaaataatgagtaaataaaattataattaactaTACAACTTTGGGGCCCACAACAGGTTGCAGTCTTACTATCAGATCACACAAGCATATAACCAGCTTAGGTTTAGTCGACTGCTGTTAGTTTGGTTCCTTTAcatgcagctttttggtccagacatgAGCTGTCACGAAGCGACAGCATAGTTGGTTTTGTCGGCATAAGTAGTTTGGAATCAGCTTGGTGTGTCTCAGCccttaaacactagcctaaagtgcTGTCTTTTGTAAATATAGTTGCCGTAATTtcctaattaatttattaatttttaaaagtaactagaaaacattgcgttattttaatacagtattttttacatgttataatgaacctattacagtaaaacaaaaacaatctcatttataacagaatggagttagaCTAGTTTTTGCCTTGGTTTGCccaccgatgtcttctgcatagttctctatccgtcgagtgacattatttacatttgtaaataatctgattaatttacatttaattgaaacatgcttttagaaacaaaaaacaataaagttaCGTCAAATTATAAATGACGATCTCTTtaaaaggcattcgccccaaccctctgTTCTAAGCTAttcttctttggctctcggcgGTCACACTTTTTTCCTCTCCCTCCCATAATACCTCTTCTGGCTGGCTCGTCTTGTCTAGTCTTTTTCTATTTCTGAGGCTCTACTTGCCCTACTctccaaacaaataaggaattatggatttgatcaactggtctctaaACGCAATGgacaccatcttctcgacaaGAAGTTTGGGTTCAGGGGAACCCAACTGTCCTGCTGGGACTTTTGCAGCTGAATACGTTATAAACGTGTGGGAGAAGTGGTGCTCAatgtgcctggctgctctgtccttggaggatattgaagatatCTATCTATTCGGCACTTTGATAACAAGGTTTCTGCTGATGGACTTAGGTGGGGCCCTGGGGTATCGACGATTGATAAAAGCAGTCAGTCCAACTTCAGCCGGagagcaagataaggagacgcttgggggtccaatttcactgcatgtaaaagtgtatgtgacaaataaaggcttttcattatcatttttttcatcatcatcatcagtctaGAATGCTATCTGCGGCTAAATCTAGCCTGGAgtgcaatctgctgttaaaaaaatagcctagagcagatcctgctgttaaaaactagtctagagcatcatctgctattAAACACTAAGCTCAAAGTccattcaagagagaatagcTATTGTTTGAATTACTCAAAAACAATTCTCCACAGCTCTTGTGTTTATATCATATGTGTAATTGTCAGTGCTTTTTTATATGTGTAtgtttaagatattttgaaacattcAAAGACTCACATATTGTGTTTCTTGATGGATGCAGTCACACACGAATTTCTCAGGCTTTTTATTGTCGCTGGTGATGTTCCTGAAGGCTAAAACGGGTGCAGAAAGTCCCAGAGCGAGAACCCAGAGTCCCACCAGCACCCGCGTCAGCATCTTTCGCTCTGTCTTCGCCCCTACTCGCTTCGGCCACACGATCGCAACCAGCCGGTGCAGACTCATCAGCATGATCATGAATATGGAGGCATACATGTTGGCGCAGCAGAGGTAGTACAGGACTTTGCACAGCGCCAGGCTTAAAACCCAACTTCGCTGAACGAGATACACCATGAAGAAGGGCGTGAGCAGCATGAGGAAACCATCAGCGAAGGCCAGGTTCAGGATCAGCAGGGTGGTGATGGAGCGACGCCGCGCTCGGGCCAAGATGCTCCACATGATAAAGACGTTCCCTGGGACGCCCAGGAGGAAGACGAGGCTGAGAATGGCAGCACCAGTTATCGCTCCGCCTTTGTTGCCCATGATGCTGCCTCTGCCACTGGCATTGTTGGAGAGGTTTGTGGGATGCAGTGTTGAGGCGTAGAAAGATGGACTCTGAAGGGCCATTGGGAGGGAGGATGGAGCGATCTCGAGGAGAGCAGAGGGGGACAGAAGGTTCAAAGCCATCTTGGCAACCTGAGGAGGGAATAGTGAACATATTGTCAGTTCTGGAATTTGGGTAAATCTGCCCATAAGGGTACGTGTCCAGGGAAGAGTTTTTGCACTGATAAAAAGCGAGAGATGTTCTAAAAACGATCAGCAGTGAGTGTTTCTCCAATTGctctaaaatgctttaaaacgCAGTAGGCATTTAAAAAACTGGCATTTCTACAGTACAACGACGCTTTGGTGGACAGGCGCCCTGAATGTAATTTCACAAGTTTACACATACAGATATTTGAATGAATAGAATATGCATATTTGGCTTGTTGTCTTAAGAGCTCTAATCTTGGAAAGACACCCTTTGGAGGTTGTATACACATCAAACACGATTTTCCTTCTGAGAATGCAGGATGCACTGCATTGCCTTTTTTGCTGACAAATGATTGTGGTGGGGAGGACATGGTCGGACTGCCTGCAACGGTGAAGACCAGATTGCGAGACCGGCAGCTGAAATAGTAGGTCAATCAAAGTAATGATAAACACCTGTTTTCTCTCAGTATTGCG harbors:
- the ltb4r2a gene encoding leukotriene B4 receptor 2a; this encodes MALNLLSPSALLEIAPSSLPMALQSPSFYASTLHPTNLSNNASGRGSIMGNKGGAITGAAILSLVFLLGVPGNVFIMWSILARARRRSITTLLILNLAFADGFLMLLTPFFMVYLVQRSWVLSLALCKVLYYLCCANMYASIFMIMLMSLHRLVAIVWPKRVGAKTERKMLTRVLVGLWVLALGLSAPVLAFRNITSDNKKPEKFVCDCIHQETQYEVMQYSMETVLGFLLPYGVIIGSYTCILRRIRKTRFRRRIRSEKLILVIVVTFGLFWLPYHIINLVQVTAALLPEGSAAKQRLQEIRANLRALTSTVAFVSSCINPVLYTFAGKSYIRREGLAFMARLFEGTALESTRKIRRSNQNSRERDKETDEGESLKDKESDSINTINPNSVITVAPQKNGK